One Panicum virgatum strain AP13 chromosome 9K, P.virgatum_v5, whole genome shotgun sequence genomic region harbors:
- the LOC120650489 gene encoding cytochrome P450 94C1-like — protein sequence MSLSLTSSHYLVFLILLPLLLLLPLIYLLYQRHDRPCKKLQPRGEDDLKSYPLLGRLPHLVKNQHRLLEWSVHVARRSPTHTATFKAAGLPGVVITTNHENLEHIAKTSFANYPKGDYLLSTIRDLLGHGLFNSDGDQWLWQRKAASYEFSKRSLRKFIADTVRSEVVGRLLPLLEQAAAGRRTLDMQRVFECFAFDNICHVAFGEDPACLGAMEGTAATPPPASVEFMRAFDDVQNAMVLRFRPPESMLWRLKRMLGIGSERQVRLALDVVRGYADTIVRRCRERGGSSRGDFLAHLVAARGDDLSQESLRDVVTNFLLAGRDTTSSALTWFFWLVSGRPDVEDKIVREVRALRSSSIHGGGGGGGTGTATTTATFSLDELREMHYIHAAITESMRLYPPVGMGMHCSKRDDRLPDGTFVGKGWVVNHSMYAMARLESLWGEDCEEFRPERWLREDGTFQPESPAKYPVFHVGPRMCLGKEMAYIQMKSIVSSVFERFSFRFLGGEERPGLDLSFTLRMKGGLPMQVTKRPAGTS from the coding sequence ATGTCCCTCTCCCTGACCTCATCGCATTACCTTGTCTTCCTGATCCTCCTacctctgctcctcctcctacCCCTCATCTACCTGCTGTACCAGCGCCATGACCGTCCCTGCAAGAAACTGCAGCCTCGTGGGGAAGATGACCTCAAGTCCTACCCACTCCTCGGGAGGCTCCCCCACCTGGTCAAGAACCAGCACCGCCTGCTCGAATGGTCGGTCCATGTCGCGAGGCGAAGCCCGACGCACACCGCAACCTTCAAagccgccggcctgcccggcgTTGTCATCACCACCAACCACGAGAACCTCGAGCACATAGCCAAGACAAGCTTCGCCAACTACCCCAAGGGCGACTACTTGCTGTCCACGATCAGGGACCTGCTCGGCCACGGCCTCTTCAACTCCGACGGCGACCAGTGGCTGTGGCAGCGCAAGGCCGCCAGCTACGAGTTCAGCAAGCGCTCGCTGAGGAAGTTCATCGCCGACACCGTCCGGTCCGAGGTCGTCGGCCGGCTTCTGCCGCTGCTGGaacaggccgccgccgggcggcgCACGCTGGACATGCAGCGCGTCTTCGAGTGCTTCGCGTTCGACAACATCTGCCACGTGGCCTTCGGCGAGGACCCGGCGTGCCTCGGCGCCATGgagggcacggcggcgacgccgccgccggcttccgTGGAGTTCATGCGCGCCTTCGACGACGTTCAGAACGCCATGGTTCTCCGTTTCCGGCCGCCGGAGAGCATGCTGTGGCGTCTGAAGAGGATGCTCGGCATCGGGTCCGAGAGGCAGGTCCGTCTGGCGCTCGACGTCGTCCGCGGCTACGCCGACACGATCGTCCGGAGGTGCCGGGAGAGAGGGGGGAGCAGCAGGGGCGACTTCCTGGCGCACTTGGTCGCCGCTCGCGGGGATGATCTCAGCCAGGAGAGCCTCCGGGACGTCGTCACCAACTTCCTCCTCGCCGGGCGCGACACGACGTCCTCCGCGCTGACATGGTTCTTCTGGCTGGtctccggccggccggacgtcgAGGACAAGATCGTGCGTGAGGTCCGCGCGCTAAGATCCTCATCCAtccatggtggtggcggcggcggcggcacgggcacggcgacgacgacggcgacgttcAGCTTGGACGAGCTCCGGGAGATGCACTACATCCACGCCGCCATCACCGAGTCGATGCGGCTGTACCCGCCGGTGGGCATGGGGATGCACTGCAGCAAGCGGGACGACCGCCTGCCGGACGGCACGTTCGTGGGGAAAGGGTGGGTGGTGAACCACTCCATGTACGCCATGGCGCGGCTGGAGAGCTTGTGGGGCGAGGACTGCGAGGAGTTCAGGCCGGAGAGGTGGCTCCGGGAAGACGGCACGTTCCAGCCGGAGAGCCCGGCGAAGTACCCGGTGTTCCATGTGGGGCCAAGGATGTGCCTCGGCAAGGAGATGGCCTACATCCAGATGAAGTCCATCGTGTCCTCCGTCTTCGAGAGGTTCAGCTTCCGGTTCCTTGGCGGTGAGGAGCGCCCCGGGCTAGACTTGTCCTTCACGCTGCGGATGAAAGGCGGTTTGCCGATGCAAGTGACCAAGCGGCCGGCCGGAACCAGCTGA